A genomic window from Cloacibacillus evryensis DSM 19522 includes:
- a CDS encoding acyl-CoA carboxylase subunit beta, translated as MADKTIDELCAALVAKREKAALGGGEKAIAKQHDKGKMTARERIDAVLDPGSFVEIDEFVEHRCTNFGLEKTTFLGDGVVTGYGTIDGRIVYVFSQDFTVMGGSLGEMHAKKICKVLDLALTNGAPCIGINDSGGARIQEAVDALSGYGQIFFRNVKASGVIPQFSIIAGPCAGGAVYSPALTDFIFMVDKVGIMHITGPAVIKSVTGEDVTSEQIGGARAHNATSGCAHFFAASEAECYAQARKVMSYLPSNNMEEPPFMETGDDPSRTEAELREIVPTNPNKGYDVRDVIKKVVDNGDFCEVQELYAKNIVTGFARVGGRVIGIIANQAKFMAGCLDIDASDKASRHIRICDAFNIPIVTFEDVPGYLPGLNQEMGGIIRHGAKLLYAYSEATAPKITIVMRKAYGGSYLGMCSKDLGADVVLAWPQAQIAVMGAEGAANIIFRKEIDAAEDKVAKRAEKIEEYKESFANPYRAAQRGFVDRVILPEETRPALYQALLMTESKSELRPKRKHGILPN; from the coding sequence ATGGCGGACAAAACGATCGACGAACTGTGCGCTGCTCTGGTTGCCAAACGCGAAAAAGCGGCTCTTGGCGGCGGAGAAAAGGCCATCGCCAAACAGCACGACAAAGGTAAGATGACCGCACGCGAGCGCATCGACGCAGTTCTTGACCCCGGCAGCTTCGTGGAAATCGATGAATTTGTTGAGCACCGCTGCACCAACTTCGGGCTCGAAAAAACAACATTCCTCGGCGACGGCGTTGTAACCGGCTACGGCACGATAGACGGACGCATAGTCTACGTATTCAGCCAGGATTTCACGGTAATGGGCGGTTCGCTTGGCGAAATGCACGCCAAGAAGATATGCAAAGTTCTTGACCTTGCCCTTACGAACGGCGCTCCCTGCATCGGCATCAACGATTCGGGCGGAGCACGTATTCAGGAGGCGGTCGACGCCCTTTCAGGTTACGGACAGATATTCTTCCGCAACGTCAAAGCCAGCGGCGTCATCCCGCAGTTTTCAATAATCGCCGGCCCCTGCGCGGGCGGAGCCGTTTACAGCCCCGCGCTGACAGACTTTATCTTCATGGTCGACAAGGTCGGCATCATGCACATCACCGGCCCCGCCGTCATCAAGTCCGTGACCGGCGAAGACGTGACCTCCGAGCAGATCGGCGGAGCCCGCGCCCACAACGCGACCTCCGGCTGCGCCCATTTCTTCGCGGCCAGCGAAGCCGAATGCTACGCTCAGGCCCGCAAAGTGATGAGCTACCTCCCCAGCAACAACATGGAAGAGCCTCCCTTTATGGAGACCGGCGACGATCCTTCGCGCACGGAAGCCGAGCTTCGCGAAATAGTCCCGACAAACCCGAACAAAGGCTACGACGTCCGCGACGTCATCAAGAAGGTCGTTGACAACGGAGACTTCTGCGAGGTACAGGAACTCTATGCCAAGAACATCGTCACCGGCTTCGCGAGAGTCGGCGGACGCGTCATCGGCATCATCGCGAATCAGGCGAAGTTCATGGCCGGATGCCTCGATATCGACGCCTCCGACAAGGCGAGCCGCCATATCCGCATCTGCGATGCCTTCAACATCCCCATCGTAACATTTGAAGACGTGCCCGGATACCTCCCCGGACTCAACCAGGAGATGGGCGGCATCATCCGCCACGGCGCGAAACTCCTCTACGCCTACAGCGAAGCGACCGCTCCGAAGATCACCATCGTCATGCGCAAAGCATACGGCGGATCATACCTCGGCATGTGCAGCAAAGACCTTGGCGCGGACGTAGTCCTTGCCTGGCCGCAGGCTCAGATCGCGGTCATGGGCGCCGAGGGCGCGGCGAACATCATCTTCCGCAAGGAGATCGACGCCGCCGAGGATAAGGTAGCCAAGCGCGCCGAAAAGATAGAGGAATACAAAGAGTCATTTGCGAACCCCTACCGCGCGGCGCAGCGCGGATTCGTCGACCGCGTCATCCTCCCCGAGGAGACGCGTCCAGCCCTCTATCAGGCGCTTCTTATGACAGAGAGCAAGAGCGAACTTCGTCCGAAGCGCAAGCATGGCATTCTGCCCAACTAA
- a CDS encoding OadG family protein produces the protein MTTGSISSYFVGVPGGLIMSFIAFSIVFIVIVGLMLVMMGMKHVCSAIDNMNKPKPAAPAQSSAAPASAPSAPAAPAAAVSADDELLAVISAAIMAACGSTARVVAFSPVKAPASSAWKNVGRLQNTEGY, from the coding sequence ATGACAACAGGATCGATCAGCTCATACTTTGTCGGCGTCCCTGGCGGGCTCATAATGTCCTTCATCGCCTTCAGCATCGTCTTCATCGTCATCGTCGGGCTTATGCTCGTAATGATGGGGATGAAGCACGTCTGCTCCGCGATAGACAACATGAACAAGCCGAAGCCGGCCGCTCCGGCGCAGTCCTCCGCAGCTCCGGCGTCTGCGCCCTCCGCACCGGCGGCTCCCGCCGCGGCGGTCTCCGCCGACGACGAACTGCTCGCCGTAATATCGGCCGCCATCATGGCAGCTTGCGGATCAACAGCGCGCGTAGTTGCCTTCAGTCCGGTAAAAGCCCCCGCATCCTCCGCATGGAAAAATGTGGGCAGGCTCCAGAACACAGAAGGCTACTAA
- a CDS encoding biotin/lipoyl-containing protein gives MSRKYRVTVNGKAYDVDVEEMGAGAAPAPVAAPAPVAAPAPVAAPAPAPAAAPAPAVPAGAGSITAPMPGKVLKILVAQGAAVTAGQLVIILEAMKMENEIFTTVAGSVSQICCKEGDTVSTGDTLLVVA, from the coding sequence ATGTCACGCAAATACAGAGTCACCGTTAACGGAAAAGCATACGACGTAGATGTTGAAGAGATGGGTGCAGGCGCAGCTCCTGCTCCCGTAGCCGCCCCCGCCCCCGTGGCGGCGCCTGCCCCTGTGGCGGCTCCCGCTCCCGCCCCTGCGGCGGCCCCGGCACCCGCGGTTCCCGCCGGCGCCGGTTCGATCACCGCTCCGATGCCCGGCAAGGTCCTCAAGATACTTGTCGCCCAGGGCGCGGCGGTAACGGCAGGGCAGCTCGTCATCATCCTCGAAGCTATGAAGATGGAAAACGAGATCTTCACAACCGTAGCGGGCTCGGTATCACAGATCTGCTGCAAAGAAGGAGATACAGTCAGCACTGGCGACACACTCCTGGTCGTAGCGTAG
- a CDS encoding sodium ion-translocating decarboxylase subunit beta has protein sequence MELYMTALRGVVEQSGFVALNGPTLVMLLVSFILLYLAIAKGFEPLLLMPIAFGCLLVNLPLSGIVDPGGFLYFVKIGIDHELYPVIIFMGIGALTDFGPLLANPITFLLGAAAQIGVFFAVIGAMFMGFTIQEAAGIGIIGGADGPTAIYLCAKLAKGILPAVAVAAYSYMSLVPLIQPPVIKLLTTKKDRSIKMEQLRPVTRTERILFPIVSTIACGLVLPASVPLVGMLMFGNLMRECGCTERLSLAAQNEVLNATTIFLGISVGATMSADSFLTVATIKIIALGLIAFVFSTAGGVCFGQIMKVVSGGKINPIIGAAGVSAVPMAARVCQKVVSKEFPGSYILMHAMGPNVAGVIGTAVAAGAMLTLLSK, from the coding sequence ATGGAACTTTATATGACCGCGCTAAGGGGTGTGGTGGAGCAGTCGGGATTTGTGGCGCTGAACGGGCCGACGCTCGTGATGCTTCTCGTCTCCTTCATCCTGCTCTACCTCGCCATCGCGAAGGGCTTCGAGCCTTTGCTCCTCATGCCCATCGCCTTTGGATGCCTTCTCGTCAACCTGCCGCTTTCAGGCATAGTTGATCCGGGCGGCTTCCTTTACTTTGTAAAAATCGGTATAGACCATGAGCTCTACCCCGTCATCATCTTCATGGGGATCGGCGCTCTGACGGACTTTGGACCGCTGCTTGCGAACCCCATCACCTTCCTTCTCGGTGCGGCGGCGCAGATAGGCGTATTCTTCGCCGTCATCGGCGCGATGTTCATGGGCTTCACGATCCAGGAAGCGGCCGGTATCGGAATCATCGGCGGCGCTGACGGCCCGACGGCCATTTACCTCTGCGCGAAGCTTGCCAAGGGCATCCTTCCCGCCGTCGCCGTCGCCGCCTACAGCTACATGTCGCTCGTTCCGCTCATCCAGCCGCCCGTCATCAAGCTTCTGACGACGAAAAAGGACCGTTCGATCAAGATGGAACAGCTCCGCCCCGTCACGCGCACAGAGCGCATCCTCTTCCCGATCGTTTCGACGATCGCCTGCGGACTCGTTCTGCCCGCCTCCGTTCCCCTCGTGGGAATGCTGATGTTCGGGAACCTCATGCGCGAGTGCGGCTGCACAGAGCGTCTTTCGCTCGCGGCGCAGAATGAAGTGCTCAACGCGACGACGATCTTCCTCGGCATCTCTGTCGGTGCTACGATGAGCGCCGACTCGTTCCTCACCGTGGCGACGATCAAGATCATTGCCCTCGGGCTTATCGCCTTCGTCTTCAGCACGGCCGGCGGCGTATGCTTCGGTCAGATCATGAAGGTCGTCTCCGGCGGCAAGATCAACCCGATCATCGGCGCGGCCGGCGTATCCGCCGTCCCGATGGCGGCGCGCGTCTGCCAGAAAGTGGTATCGAAGGAGTTCCCGGGAAGCTATATCCTGATGCACGCGATGGGCCCGAACGTAGCCGGCGTTATCGGCACGGCCGTCGCGGCGGGGGCTATGCTCACCCTCCTCTCCAAATAG
- a CDS encoding GNAT family N-acetyltransferase — protein sequence MEFRIRPFRDSDIADINEIRSMRGVMETIPTLFSESVAFTEKVMKSVGPNDPALSAVIDTPEGEKVIGNGVLRLTEKARLRHTASVALIVHAGYHNMGVGRAILSQLLEIADKWLMLVRVELEVAACNEGAIHLYESLGFQHEGRLKYAFMKDGKYEDLLVMGRYNLPVNRRLYAPSAS from the coding sequence ATGGAATTCAGGATCAGACCATTCAGGGACAGCGATATCGCTGACATCAATGAGATACGTTCCATGCGCGGAGTTATGGAGACGATCCCGACGCTTTTTTCGGAGAGCGTCGCATTCACGGAAAAGGTGATGAAGTCTGTCGGGCCAAATGACCCGGCGCTCTCGGCAGTCATCGATACGCCGGAGGGCGAAAAGGTCATCGGCAACGGCGTGCTGAGGCTCACGGAAAAGGCCAGGCTGCGCCACACCGCCTCCGTCGCGCTCATCGTCCACGCCGGTTATCACAACATGGGAGTCGGCCGCGCGATCCTCTCGCAGCTGCTGGAGATCGCCGACAAATGGCTGATGCTGGTCCGCGTCGAACTCGAAGTGGCCGCCTGCAACGAAGGGGCGATCCACCTCTATGAATCTCTCGGCTTTCAGCACGAAGGCCGCCTGAAATACGCCTTCATGAAGGACGGCAAGTACGAGGACCTGCTGGTGATGGGCCGATACAACCTCCCTGTAAATCGGCGTTTATACGCGCCGTCTGCGTCATAA
- a CDS encoding pyrroline-5-carboxylate reductase family protein — translation MKIGFMGSGAIAEILSQKITASGTAKPSDIFIYDVSVERLAYMNEKYGLSICGEPKDMIAAADYVFMCVRSDNAIDMAKTLNAYDFTSKTIVSISSGIPMALYENNVPGAAVARALPNPPSRIGHGVIAVAFNSRVSEPQKADLMKIFGAMGTCLALGEEKINAITSLTGPAPVYAFFQGIVESALLLGIDHKTAAKMAFGTVEGCLKVWENNIDNIGGLLAETSTPGGISVRQLYNLEQNAFKATVKECYEEGYLRTKAYSDGILEMLNRD, via the coding sequence ATGAAAATAGGATTTATGGGTTCCGGTGCGATCGCGGAGATATTGAGCCAGAAAATAACGGCAAGCGGTACCGCCAAACCGTCGGACATTTTCATCTATGACGTAAGCGTGGAACGCCTCGCCTATATGAACGAAAAATACGGACTCTCCATCTGCGGCGAGCCTAAAGATATGATCGCCGCCGCCGACTACGTCTTTATGTGCGTGCGCTCGGACAACGCCATCGATATGGCGAAGACGCTCAATGCCTACGATTTCACGAGCAAAACTATCGTCTCGATATCTTCCGGCATCCCGATGGCGCTCTATGAAAACAACGTTCCCGGCGCGGCCGTGGCGCGCGCCCTCCCCAACCCTCCGAGCAGGATCGGCCACGGCGTCATCGCCGTCGCCTTCAACTCAAGGGTAAGCGAACCGCAGAAGGCCGACCTGATGAAGATATTCGGCGCGATGGGCACCTGCCTCGCCCTCGGAGAGGAAAAGATCAACGCGATCACCTCGCTCACCGGTCCCGCCCCGGTCTACGCCTTCTTCCAGGGAATCGTGGAATCGGCGCTGCTGCTCGGCATCGACCATAAAACGGCGGCGAAGATGGCCTTCGGCACCGTTGAGGGCTGCCTCAAAGTCTGGGAGAACAACATCGACAACATCGGCGGCCTGCTCGCCGAGACCAGCACGCCGGGAGGCATTTCTGTGCGCCAGCTCTATAACCTCGAACAGAACGCCTTCAAGGCCACGGTAAAAGAGTGCTATGAAGAAGGATACCTGCGCACAAAGGCTTACAGCGACGGGATATTGGAGATGCTTAACAGGGATTAA
- a CDS encoding MFS transporter, with protein MNETKRILSPELGYIFIFFSITFISASMESGYYFLLPYLEGRGVAIGALGGVAMGICYGVSFFIRPFVPLFEQRFGDDKMLWGGYACFFMSAAGLALFSDAIGSIIVWRGISGLGLSMVGVSLTAYERRFIPEKIRGRSIALITTAYSLPSLIIVPAMEFLITRELYRCYIFFFPLLIALGTIAIRRLPKAGVGENAEAEEKDDARLSYTALLKKPQIILFAASAALFALTDAGQLTFVQLAGELGLAASYFFSVSAATALLFRILCGKLIDLLPRKICAAGATSVTAAMMLTMTAVSSPLALMLCGFLFGIGMGFGYPAFMCLILDLGGKRYVTRLAVVFGLIYSGFFFLTPVIMEFFIGITGSAALAYRIIYGSVLLATAVIVPASAKVYRKTNTIQEW; from the coding sequence ATGAACGAAACTAAGAGGATATTGAGCCCGGAACTCGGCTATATCTTCATATTCTTTTCCATCACCTTCATCAGCGCCTCTATGGAGAGCGGCTATTACTTTTTGCTGCCATATCTGGAGGGGCGCGGCGTCGCTATCGGGGCGCTCGGCGGCGTCGCGATGGGGATATGCTACGGCGTGTCATTTTTTATCCGCCCGTTCGTCCCTCTCTTCGAGCAGCGCTTTGGCGACGATAAGATGCTTTGGGGAGGCTACGCCTGCTTCTTTATGAGCGCGGCAGGCCTGGCGCTCTTTTCGGATGCGATCGGCTCTATCATCGTCTGGCGGGGCATATCCGGCCTGGGATTGAGTATGGTGGGAGTATCCCTCACCGCCTACGAGCGGAGGTTCATCCCTGAAAAGATCAGGGGGCGCAGCATCGCGCTGATAACTACCGCTTACAGCCTTCCCTCGCTGATAATCGTCCCCGCGATGGAGTTTCTCATCACGAGAGAGCTTTACCGCTGCTATATATTTTTCTTCCCCCTGCTGATCGCTTTGGGCACGATAGCCATTCGCAGGCTGCCGAAGGCCGGCGTCGGGGAAAACGCGGAGGCGGAAGAAAAAGATGACGCGCGCCTCTCATATACGGCGCTGCTCAAAAAGCCGCAGATCATACTCTTCGCCGCATCGGCAGCGCTCTTCGCACTGACGGACGCGGGACAGCTTACCTTCGTACAGCTCGCGGGAGAGCTCGGCCTGGCCGCCTCGTACTTTTTCAGCGTATCCGCCGCCACCGCGCTGCTATTCCGCATCCTGTGCGGAAAACTCATAGACCTTCTGCCCCGCAAGATCTGCGCCGCGGGAGCGACCTCCGTTACGGCGGCGATGATGCTGACGATGACCGCCGTCTCTTCGCCTTTGGCGCTCATGCTCTGCGGCTTCCTCTTCGGCATCGGCATGGGCTTCGGCTACCCCGCCTTTATGTGCCTCATACTGGACCTTGGAGGCAAAAGGTACGTCACACGCCTCGCGGTGGTCTTCGGCCTGATATATTCTGGCTTCTTTTTCCTGACGCCGGTCATCATGGAATTTTTTATCGGCATTACCGGAAGCGCCGCGCTGGCTTACAGGATAATTTACGGAAGTGTATTATTGGCGACCGCCGTCATTGTGCCGGCGAGCGCTAAAGTATATAGAAAAACTAATACGATACAGGAGTGGTAG
- a CDS encoding Sapep family Mn(2+)-dependent dipeptidase, translating to MNEKLDRIVKSYLPRLVQSVCESVRIPSLYTEDASGFPYGLEIARAADHAMACARQLDFKVVDLDGKVCWAEYGSGDETVAVMGHLDVVSPGEGWDFEPFCGSVKNGAILGRGTQDDKGPLFSSLYALRAVADLGLPLSKRVRIIFGMDEESGKMRDVEAYLKSERPPLYAFTPDGAYPVVNTEKGTIKFTSTAILEKRSAEELSLAKISGGESVGSVPAKAEAVLKGKRADLERASNAIVETASRNGWKIKINLGSDQLTLTAYGKAAHATLPELGENAVGRLLILIRAAGISGRAGKFAGFLADKIGVEADGASLGIKASHGHCGALTVNMAMIEGDEHSITVTCGIYIPAETISFDEVCGTLERGFREAGGSFEPFAKTAPLFYAPDHPLIKTLQRGYRGATGKEPYLVSMCGGTYSKRMPNMVPYGATFENEDDRAHGANERLLITNLMESTRLMAYAILEMAK from the coding sequence ATGAATGAAAAGCTCGACAGGATCGTAAAGTCATATCTTCCGAGGCTGGTACAGAGCGTATGCGAGAGCGTGCGCATCCCCAGCCTCTATACGGAAGATGCCAGCGGCTTTCCCTACGGACTTGAGATAGCCCGCGCCGCCGATCACGCGATGGCCTGCGCCAGGCAGCTTGATTTCAAAGTCGTCGATCTGGACGGCAAGGTATGCTGGGCCGAATACGGCAGCGGCGACGAGACGGTGGCGGTAATGGGCCATCTCGACGTGGTATCGCCGGGCGAAGGCTGGGATTTCGAACCGTTTTGCGGCAGCGTTAAAAACGGGGCTATCCTGGGACGCGGCACGCAGGACGACAAGGGGCCGCTATTCAGCTCGCTCTATGCTTTGAGGGCCGTGGCCGATCTCGGCCTTCCTCTCTCAAAAAGGGTGCGGATAATCTTCGGCATGGATGAGGAGAGCGGCAAAATGCGCGACGTTGAAGCCTATCTTAAGAGCGAGCGGCCGCCGCTATACGCCTTTACTCCTGACGGAGCTTATCCGGTGGTCAATACGGAGAAGGGAACGATAAAATTTACCTCCACCGCCATCTTAGAAAAAAGGTCCGCCGAAGAACTCTCCCTGGCAAAAATTTCCGGCGGAGAGAGCGTCGGTTCGGTACCCGCAAAGGCGGAGGCCGTGCTCAAAGGAAAAAGGGCCGACCTGGAAAGGGCCTCGAACGCGATCGTCGAAACGGCCAGCAGGAACGGCTGGAAGATCAAAATAAACCTCGGCAGCGACCAATTAACGCTCACCGCTTACGGCAAGGCGGCCCACGCTACCTTGCCGGAGCTTGGCGAGAACGCCGTGGGAAGGCTTCTGATCCTTATCCGCGCCGCCGGCATATCGGGAAGAGCGGGAAAGTTTGCAGGATTCCTCGCGGATAAGATCGGGGTGGAGGCGGACGGGGCTTCGCTCGGGATAAAGGCTTCGCACGGGCACTGCGGGGCGCTCACCGTAAATATGGCGATGATCGAGGGCGACGAACATTCCATAACCGTCACCTGCGGCATATACATCCCCGCCGAGACGATATCCTTCGACGAGGTCTGCGGCACGCTCGAACGCGGTTTCCGCGAGGCTGGCGGCAGCTTTGAGCCATTCGCGAAAACGGCGCCGCTGTTCTACGCCCCCGATCACCCGCTGATAAAGACACTGCAGCGCGGTTACCGCGGCGCCACCGGGAAAGAGCCCTACTTAGTCAGCATGTGCGGCGGTACATATTCAAAAAGAATGCCAAACATGGTGCCTTACGGCGCTACCTTCGAGAATGAAGACGACCGGGCGCACGGCGCGAACGAGCGGCTTCTCATTACCAACCTCATGGAGAGCACGAGACTGATGGCGTATGCGATATTAGAGATGGCGAAATGA
- a CDS encoding pyrimidine/purine nucleoside phosphorylase, protein MADFINSVDVKTLVNIYCDGKVQSRTLRYPDGKLQTLGVYLPGEFEFHSEGPEKVIMTAGAVEVLFPEDNDWRRVETGECYDVPADTMFKVRCGVISEYICDFL, encoded by the coding sequence ATGGCAGATTTCATAAATTCAGTCGACGTAAAAACACTCGTGAATATTTACTGTGACGGCAAGGTGCAGAGCCGCACCCTCCGTTATCCTGACGGGAAGCTGCAGACGCTCGGAGTATATCTGCCCGGAGAGTTTGAATTCCACTCGGAGGGGCCGGAGAAGGTAATAATGACGGCGGGCGCGGTGGAAGTTTTGTTCCCTGAAGACAACGACTGGCGGCGCGTTGAGACCGGCGAATGCTACGACGTGCCGGCCGATACCATGTTCAAAGTCCGCTGCGGCGTGATCTCGGAATATATCTGCGATTTCCTGTAG
- a CDS encoding alanine/glycine:cation symporter family protein — protein MEATVAKQVEAALEYIAWTVLWNKYFAVMFLLLGLYLTIGTRFFQFRRFGDIFYNTLGGLFRKKGPNVPDSKVTSFGAFATALGGTVGNGNIAGVASAIAIGGPGALFWMWMAAIVGMITKMSEIVLAQQYKQRYEDGTSYGSAAFYIHKALVEGKGWKWCKILSMLFTVTMIGSFYFAPGPYTIVEALQSAFKLPGSVAIMCAVAYTGVCYVIVLGGIPRIVKFAERAVPTMVLCYLAAGIFIIIKDIPATAAAIKSIFYYAFQPYAAVGGFAGVTVMKVVQVGVARSVYSNEAGWGSSPIIHAAVDVDHPGRQGLWGAMEVFMDTMVVCTITGLMVIITGAWQTGRGGAGSVGEALGIVFGGYAPHALAFFMIIFSLTTTTGWFSYLESIIVYCVSDKTHEQRMKYVKFVRYTGPMVPLCVSMFFFYHGTVPSIVWMMLDIQSALPVYVNVIALTLLSPVIFKLVREFEDKFLDPEKAARKALALNKAKNTAEEDAVK, from the coding sequence ATGGAGGCAACAGTAGCAAAACAGGTTGAAGCAGCACTCGAATATATAGCATGGACAGTTCTCTGGAATAAATATTTCGCGGTCATGTTCCTTCTTCTCGGACTCTATCTCACCATCGGCACCAGATTCTTTCAGTTCCGCCGTTTTGGGGACATTTTTTATAACACGCTTGGCGGGCTCTTCCGCAAAAAGGGTCCCAACGTACCAGACAGTAAAGTAACTTCATTCGGAGCTTTCGCCACGGCGTTAGGCGGAACGGTCGGCAACGGAAACATCGCGGGAGTCGCGAGCGCGATAGCGATCGGCGGCCCCGGGGCCCTCTTCTGGATGTGGATGGCCGCTATCGTCGGGATGATCACTAAGATGAGCGAAATCGTACTCGCGCAGCAGTACAAGCAGCGCTATGAGGACGGGACCTCCTACGGAAGCGCAGCCTTCTATATCCACAAAGCGCTCGTGGAGGGCAAGGGGTGGAAGTGGTGCAAGATACTTTCAATGCTGTTCACAGTGACGATGATCGGATCATTCTACTTTGCGCCCGGACCGTACACAATTGTCGAAGCTCTGCAAAGCGCTTTCAAACTCCCCGGCTCGGTGGCGATCATGTGCGCCGTCGCCTACACGGGAGTGTGTTATGTGATCGTTCTCGGCGGTATTCCGCGTATCGTTAAGTTTGCCGAGAGAGCGGTCCCGACGATGGTCCTCTGCTACCTCGCGGCCGGTATCTTTATCATCATCAAAGACATCCCCGCGACCGCCGCGGCGATAAAATCAATATTCTACTACGCATTCCAGCCCTATGCGGCGGTCGGCGGCTTTGCCGGCGTCACCGTGATGAAGGTCGTCCAGGTCGGAGTCGCGAGAAGCGTTTACAGCAATGAAGCCGGTTGGGGAAGCTCGCCGATCATCCACGCCGCGGTCGATGTCGATCACCCCGGACGCCAGGGACTTTGGGGAGCGATGGAGGTCTTTATGGACACGATGGTAGTCTGCACGATCACCGGATTGATGGTCATCATCACCGGCGCGTGGCAGACCGGGCGCGGCGGCGCCGGCTCCGTCGGCGAGGCTTTGGGGATAGTGTTCGGCGGATATGCCCCGCACGCGCTGGCCTTCTTCATGATAATCTTCTCGCTGACGACGACTACAGGCTGGTTCTCGTACCTTGAATCGATCATCGTCTACTGTGTATCCGATAAGACGCACGAACAGCGCATGAAATATGTCAAGTTCGTCCGCTACACAGGCCCGATGGTCCCGCTCTGCGTATCGATGTTCTTCTTCTATCACGGCACCGTCCCCTCGATCGTCTGGATGATGCTCGACATACAATCGGCCCTGCCGGTGTACGTCAACGTCATCGCGCTGACGCTGCTCTCACCGGTGATATTCAAGCTGGTCAGGGAGTTCGAGGATAAATTCCTCGATCCCGAAAAGGCGGCGAGAAAGGCATTGGCGCTCAATAAGGCAAAGAACACTGCGGAAGAAGACGCTGTAAAATAG
- a CDS encoding saccharopine dehydrogenase family protein: MATKKKALQIGAGMVGRCIVHDMISDFDFVVLDMSEENLAETKRLYPSVETVIGSATDKDLIAKLSADCDIITAAMPGTVGYLVTQIAMELGKKISNVSSMHGRSDEPYDKIGQETGGLGISMIGFEPGMSNFFGGRGYYKLDKCEEMYVYVGGGLPVNPRPPFNYFTTWSISDNINQFNQPTTVVRGGKEMVIPALSEVMHFEIEEFKNLECFTSNGLGGLFRSFKDVPEMAAFTVRWPGLAAQMRFLNELDLFDKEERMLGKVKQVPRDILIDIFSKKYERLPGEVDMSVLKIVVKGIKGSDRVTYTWEIAQKEIPGTGYTSMAWTTACTCGIFARAMTNGMLTGKGMLAAEKLAKDDDFYNWVMAEQAKRGIFYKEKVEVEKNVNLWEK; the protein is encoded by the coding sequence ATGGCAACAAAGAAAAAGGCTCTACAAATCGGAGCGGGCATGGTTGGCCGTTGCATAGTGCATGACATGATCAGTGATTTTGATTTTGTCGTGCTCGACATGAGCGAAGAGAACCTCGCCGAGACCAAACGCCTCTATCCAAGCGTGGAAACGGTGATCGGATCGGCAACCGACAAAGACCTTATTGCGAAGCTTTCCGCGGACTGTGACATTATCACGGCGGCGATGCCCGGCACGGTCGGATATCTGGTAACTCAGATCGCGATGGAGCTCGGCAAAAAGATATCCAACGTCTCCAGTATGCACGGCCGTTCCGATGAACCCTATGACAAGATCGGACAGGAGACCGGCGGCCTCGGCATCTCGATGATCGGCTTTGAACCCGGCATGAGCAACTTCTTCGGCGGACGCGGCTACTATAAGCTCGACAAGTGCGAAGAGATGTACGTCTATGTCGGCGGCGGCCTCCCCGTGAATCCGCGTCCTCCCTTCAATTATTTTACGACCTGGTCAATATCGGACAATATCAATCAGTTCAACCAGCCGACTACGGTCGTCCGCGGCGGCAAAGAAATGGTCATCCCGGCGCTCAGCGAGGTCATGCACTTTGAGATAGAGGAATTCAAAAATCTCGAATGCTTCACCAGCAACGGCCTCGGCGGCCTTTTCCGCAGCTTCAAGGACGTGCCGGAGATGGCAGCTTTCACCGTTCGCTGGCCCGGCCTCGCCGCTCAGATGCGCTTCCTCAACGAGCTTGACCTATTCGATAAGGAAGAGAGGATGCTCGGCAAGGTAAAGCAGGTCCCGCGCGACATCCTCATCGACATCTTCTCAAAGAAGTACGAGAGGCTCCCGGGAGAGGTCGATATGTCTGTGCTCAAGATCGTCGTCAAGGGCATCAAGGGCAGCGATCGAGTGACATATACGTGGGAGATCGCACAGAAAGAGATCCCGGGGACCGGATACACCTCAATGGCCTGGACGACGGCCTGTACCTGCGGTATTTTCGCGCGCGCGATGACGAACGGAATGCTCACCGGCAAGGGGATGCTGGCCGCGGAAAAGCTCGCTAAGGACGACGATTTCTACAACTGGGTAATGGCCGAACAGGCAAAGCGCGGCATTTTCTACAAAGAAAAGGTAGAAGTTGAGAAGAACGTAAATCTCTGGGAAAAATAA